Proteins found in one Lates calcarifer isolate ASB-BC8 linkage group LG8, TLL_Latcal_v3, whole genome shotgun sequence genomic segment:
- the rps6kal gene encoding ribosomal protein S6 kinase alpha-6 isoform X4, which translates to MVNGHQIMDEPMEEGESFSHCDDGTYKEIPITHHVKEGCEKADPSQFELLKVLGQGSFGKVFLVRKIVGPDAGQLYAMKVLKKASLKVRDRVRTKMERDILVEVNHPFIVKLHYAFQTEGKLYLILDFLRGGDVFTRLSKERVNVSSSYQVMFTEEDVKFYLAELALALDHLHNLGIVYRDLKPENILLDEAGHIKLTDFGLSKESVDADKKAYSFCGTVEYMAPEVVNRRGHTQSADWWSLGVLMFEMLTGTLPFQGKDRNETMNMILKAKLGMPQFLSLEAQSLLRMLFKRNPANRLGAGPDGVEEIKRHAFFSTIDWNKLYRRELQPPFKPAAGKPDDTFCFDPEFTAKTPKDSPGIPPSANAHQLFKGFSFVAPTPMDENKSSPLLSILPIVQMHGGSAKFSDLYELQEDIGVGSYSICKRCVHRVSAMDYAVKIIDKSKRDPSEEIEILMRYGQHPNIITLKDVYDEGRYVYLVTELMKGGELLDKILRQKFFSEREASAVLYTIAKTVDYLHCQGVVHRDLKPSNILYMDDSGNPDSIRICDFGFAKQLRGGNGLLLTPCYTANFVAPEVLMRQGYDAACDIWSLGVLLYTMLAGYTPFANGPNDTPEEILLRIGSGKFSLTGGNWDTVSDTSKDLLSHMLHVDPHQRYTAEQVLKHSWITCRDALPHFQLTRHDAPHLVKGAMAATYSALSQKTSQPVLEPVAASSLAQRRSMKKLTSTDM; encoded by the exons ATG GTCAATGGACATCAGATCATGGACGAGCccatggaggagggagagtctTTCTCACACTGC GATGATGGGACATATAAGGAGATTCCTATCACCCACCATGTGAAAGAGGGCTGTGAGAAAGCGGATCCATCTCAGTTTGAACTGCTCAAAGTCCTCGGCCAGGGCTCTTTTGGCAAG GTATTTCTTGTCAGGAAGATCGTGGGTCCAGATGCTGGTCAGTTATATGCAATGAAAGTTCTAAAAAAGGCATCTTTGAAAG TCAGGGACAGAGTTCGCACTAAGATGGAAAGAGACATTTTAGTGGAAGTCAATCACCCCTTCATAGTGAAATTGCACTACG CCTTTCAGACAGAAGGGAAACTGTATTTAATACTGGACTTTCTCAGGGGAGGGGATGTATTCACTCGCTTATCCAAAGAG AGAGTAAATGTGTCCAGTTCTTATCAGGTTATGTTTACAGAGGAAGATGTGAAATTCTACCTTGCAGAGCTGGCCCTGGCCCTCGACCATCTGCACAACCTGGGCATAGTTTACAGAGATCTCAAGCCAGAGAA CATCTTACTTGATGAAGCTGGACACATAAAGTTAACAG ACTTTGGCTTGAGCAAAGAGTCAGTAGATGCTGATAAGAAGGCGTATTCCTTCTGTGGTACGGTGGAGTATATGGCCCCTGAGGTGGTCAACAGGAGAGGACACACGCAGAGTGCGGACTGGTGGTCTCTGGGAGTACTTATG TTTGAGATGCTAACAGGGACATTACCATTCCAAGGGAAAGACCGCAATGAGACCATGAACATGATTCTCAA AGCTAAGTTGGGAATGCCCCAGTTCCTAAGTTTGGAAGCCCAGAGTTTGCTGAGAATGCTGTTTAAACGTAATCCTGCCAACAGACTAG GAGCCGGGCCCGATGGAGTGGAGGAGATCAAACGCCACGCTTTCTTCTCCACCATCGACTGGAAT AAACTGTACAGGAGAGAACTCCAGCCCCCATTCAAGCCTGCAGCAGGAAAACCAGATGACACGTTCTGCTTTGACCCAGAGTTCACTGCTAAAACGCCTAAAG ACTCCCCAGGTATCCCGCCCAGTGCTAACGCCCACCAGCTCTTCAAAGGCTTCAGTTTTGTTGCTCCAACCCCGATGGATGAGAACAAGAGCTCCCCACTGCTCAGCATACTCCCTATAGTTCAG ATGCACGGGGGCTCAGCCAAGTTCTCAGATCTGTACGAGCTGCAGGAGGACATAGGGGTTGGCTCTTACTCCATTTGTAAACGCTGTGTACACCGAGTCTCTGCCATGGACTATGCTGTGAAG ATTATAGACAAAAGTAAGAGGGACCCCTCTGAAGAGATCGAAATCCTGATGCGATACGGACAGCATCCCAACATCATCACTCTGAAAGAC gtgtatGATGAGGGCAGGTATGTTTATCTGGTGACAGAGCTAATGAAAGGAGGGGAGCTGTTGGATAAGATCCTCAGGCAGAAGTTTTTTTCTGAGAGAGAGGCCAGTGCTGTGCTCTACACCATCGCCAAGACTGTTGACTACCTCCACTGCCAAGGG GTGGTACACCGAGACCTGAAGCCCAGTAACATTCTGTATATGGACGACTCGGGGAATCCTGACTCCATCAGGATCTGTGACTTTGGATTCGCCAAGCAGCTTCGGGGGGGCAACGGCCTCCTCCTCACGCCCTGTTACACCGCCAACTTTGTGGCAccagag GTACTAATGCGGCAAGGTTATGATGCAGCTTGTGATATATGGAGTCTCGGAGTTCTACTGTATACAATGCTGGCAGG GTACACGCCGTTTGCTAATGGGCCAAACGACACACCGGAAGAGATTCTACTCCGAATAGGGTCTGGAAAGTTCTCTTTGACCGGCGGCAACTGGGATACTGTATCAGACACCTCAAAG GACCTGCTGTCTCATATGCTCCATGTGGACCCTCACCAGCGATACACAGCAGAGCAGGTTCTAAAGCATTCCTGGATCACCTGCAGAGATGCGCTCCCACACTTCCAGCTCACACGCCATGATGCACCGCACCTCGTCAAG GGAGCCATGGCTGCCACCTATTCAGCACTGAGCCAGAAGACAAGTCAGCCGGTGTTGGAGCCTGTGGCAGCGTCTAGTCTAGCGCAGAGACGCAGCATGAAGAAACTCACCTCAACAGACAtgtag
- the rps6kal gene encoding ribosomal protein S6 kinase alpha-6 isoform X5, with protein sequence MEVNSVSSEVNGHQIMDEPMEEGESFSHCDDGTYKEIPITHHVKEGCEKADPSQFELLKVLGQGSFGKVFLVRKIVGPDAGQLYAMKVLKKASLKVRDRVRTKMERDILVEVNHPFIVKLHYAFQTEGKLYLILDFLRGGDVFTRLSKEVMFTEEDVKFYLAELALALDHLHNLGIVYRDLKPENILLDEAGHIKLTDFGLSKESVDADKKAYSFCGTVEYMAPEVVNRRGHTQSADWWSLGVLMFEMLTGTLPFQGKDRNETMNMILKAKLGMPQFLSLEAQSLLRMLFKRNPANRLGAGPDGVEEIKRHAFFSTIDWNKLYRRELQPPFKPAAGKPDDTFCFDPEFTAKTPKDSPGIPPSANAHQLFKGFSFVAPTPMDENKSSPLLSILPIVQMHGGSAKFSDLYELQEDIGVGSYSICKRCVHRVSAMDYAVKIIDKSKRDPSEEIEILMRYGQHPNIITLKDVYDEGRYVYLVTELMKGGELLDKILRQKFFSEREASAVLYTIAKTVDYLHCQGVVHRDLKPSNILYMDDSGNPDSIRICDFGFAKQLRGGNGLLLTPCYTANFVAPEVLMRQGYDAACDIWSLGVLLYTMLAGYTPFANGPNDTPEEILLRIGSGKFSLTGGNWDTVSDTSKDLLSHMLHVDPHQRYTAEQVLKHSWITCRDALPHFQLTRHDAPHLVKGAMAATYSALSQKTSQPVLEPVAASSLAQRRSMKKLTSTDM encoded by the exons ATGGAGGTAAACAGCGTTAGTAGTGAG GTCAATGGACATCAGATCATGGACGAGCccatggaggagggagagtctTTCTCACACTGC GATGATGGGACATATAAGGAGATTCCTATCACCCACCATGTGAAAGAGGGCTGTGAGAAAGCGGATCCATCTCAGTTTGAACTGCTCAAAGTCCTCGGCCAGGGCTCTTTTGGCAAG GTATTTCTTGTCAGGAAGATCGTGGGTCCAGATGCTGGTCAGTTATATGCAATGAAAGTTCTAAAAAAGGCATCTTTGAAAG TCAGGGACAGAGTTCGCACTAAGATGGAAAGAGACATTTTAGTGGAAGTCAATCACCCCTTCATAGTGAAATTGCACTACG CCTTTCAGACAGAAGGGAAACTGTATTTAATACTGGACTTTCTCAGGGGAGGGGATGTATTCACTCGCTTATCCAAAGAG GTTATGTTTACAGAGGAAGATGTGAAATTCTACCTTGCAGAGCTGGCCCTGGCCCTCGACCATCTGCACAACCTGGGCATAGTTTACAGAGATCTCAAGCCAGAGAA CATCTTACTTGATGAAGCTGGACACATAAAGTTAACAG ACTTTGGCTTGAGCAAAGAGTCAGTAGATGCTGATAAGAAGGCGTATTCCTTCTGTGGTACGGTGGAGTATATGGCCCCTGAGGTGGTCAACAGGAGAGGACACACGCAGAGTGCGGACTGGTGGTCTCTGGGAGTACTTATG TTTGAGATGCTAACAGGGACATTACCATTCCAAGGGAAAGACCGCAATGAGACCATGAACATGATTCTCAA AGCTAAGTTGGGAATGCCCCAGTTCCTAAGTTTGGAAGCCCAGAGTTTGCTGAGAATGCTGTTTAAACGTAATCCTGCCAACAGACTAG GAGCCGGGCCCGATGGAGTGGAGGAGATCAAACGCCACGCTTTCTTCTCCACCATCGACTGGAAT AAACTGTACAGGAGAGAACTCCAGCCCCCATTCAAGCCTGCAGCAGGAAAACCAGATGACACGTTCTGCTTTGACCCAGAGTTCACTGCTAAAACGCCTAAAG ACTCCCCAGGTATCCCGCCCAGTGCTAACGCCCACCAGCTCTTCAAAGGCTTCAGTTTTGTTGCTCCAACCCCGATGGATGAGAACAAGAGCTCCCCACTGCTCAGCATACTCCCTATAGTTCAG ATGCACGGGGGCTCAGCCAAGTTCTCAGATCTGTACGAGCTGCAGGAGGACATAGGGGTTGGCTCTTACTCCATTTGTAAACGCTGTGTACACCGAGTCTCTGCCATGGACTATGCTGTGAAG ATTATAGACAAAAGTAAGAGGGACCCCTCTGAAGAGATCGAAATCCTGATGCGATACGGACAGCATCCCAACATCATCACTCTGAAAGAC gtgtatGATGAGGGCAGGTATGTTTATCTGGTGACAGAGCTAATGAAAGGAGGGGAGCTGTTGGATAAGATCCTCAGGCAGAAGTTTTTTTCTGAGAGAGAGGCCAGTGCTGTGCTCTACACCATCGCCAAGACTGTTGACTACCTCCACTGCCAAGGG GTGGTACACCGAGACCTGAAGCCCAGTAACATTCTGTATATGGACGACTCGGGGAATCCTGACTCCATCAGGATCTGTGACTTTGGATTCGCCAAGCAGCTTCGGGGGGGCAACGGCCTCCTCCTCACGCCCTGTTACACCGCCAACTTTGTGGCAccagag GTACTAATGCGGCAAGGTTATGATGCAGCTTGTGATATATGGAGTCTCGGAGTTCTACTGTATACAATGCTGGCAGG GTACACGCCGTTTGCTAATGGGCCAAACGACACACCGGAAGAGATTCTACTCCGAATAGGGTCTGGAAAGTTCTCTTTGACCGGCGGCAACTGGGATACTGTATCAGACACCTCAAAG GACCTGCTGTCTCATATGCTCCATGTGGACCCTCACCAGCGATACACAGCAGAGCAGGTTCTAAAGCATTCCTGGATCACCTGCAGAGATGCGCTCCCACACTTCCAGCTCACACGCCATGATGCACCGCACCTCGTCAAG GGAGCCATGGCTGCCACCTATTCAGCACTGAGCCAGAAGACAAGTCAGCCGGTGTTGGAGCCTGTGGCAGCGTCTAGTCTAGCGCAGAGACGCAGCATGAAGAAACTCACCTCAACAGACAtgtag
- the rps6kal gene encoding ribosomal protein S6 kinase alpha-6 isoform X1, which translates to MEFNTHKHTGLNTSCRLSFTTELKYADLDNVIVVNGHQIMDEPMEEGESFSHCDDGTYKEIPITHHVKEGCEKADPSQFELLKVLGQGSFGKVFLVRKIVGPDAGQLYAMKVLKKASLKVRDRVRTKMERDILVEVNHPFIVKLHYAFQTEGKLYLILDFLRGGDVFTRLSKERVNVSSSYQVMFTEEDVKFYLAELALALDHLHNLGIVYRDLKPENILLDEAGHIKLTDFGLSKESVDADKKAYSFCGTVEYMAPEVVNRRGHTQSADWWSLGVLMFEMLTGTLPFQGKDRNETMNMILKAKLGMPQFLSLEAQSLLRMLFKRNPANRLGAGPDGVEEIKRHAFFSTIDWNKLYRRELQPPFKPAAGKPDDTFCFDPEFTAKTPKDSPGIPPSANAHQLFKGFSFVAPTPMDENKSSPLLSILPIVQMHGGSAKFSDLYELQEDIGVGSYSICKRCVHRVSAMDYAVKIIDKSKRDPSEEIEILMRYGQHPNIITLKDVYDEGRYVYLVTELMKGGELLDKILRQKFFSEREASAVLYTIAKTVDYLHCQGVVHRDLKPSNILYMDDSGNPDSIRICDFGFAKQLRGGNGLLLTPCYTANFVAPEVLMRQGYDAACDIWSLGVLLYTMLAGYTPFANGPNDTPEEILLRIGSGKFSLTGGNWDTVSDTSKDLLSHMLHVDPHQRYTAEQVLKHSWITCRDALPHFQLTRHDAPHLVKGAMAATYSALSQKTSQPVLEPVAASSLAQRRSMKKLTSTDM; encoded by the exons ATGGaattcaacacacacaaacacactggactGAATACATCATGCCGACTGAGCTTCACCACAGAACTGAAATATGCAGACCTGGATAATGTTATAGTG GTCAATGGACATCAGATCATGGACGAGCccatggaggagggagagtctTTCTCACACTGC GATGATGGGACATATAAGGAGATTCCTATCACCCACCATGTGAAAGAGGGCTGTGAGAAAGCGGATCCATCTCAGTTTGAACTGCTCAAAGTCCTCGGCCAGGGCTCTTTTGGCAAG GTATTTCTTGTCAGGAAGATCGTGGGTCCAGATGCTGGTCAGTTATATGCAATGAAAGTTCTAAAAAAGGCATCTTTGAAAG TCAGGGACAGAGTTCGCACTAAGATGGAAAGAGACATTTTAGTGGAAGTCAATCACCCCTTCATAGTGAAATTGCACTACG CCTTTCAGACAGAAGGGAAACTGTATTTAATACTGGACTTTCTCAGGGGAGGGGATGTATTCACTCGCTTATCCAAAGAG AGAGTAAATGTGTCCAGTTCTTATCAGGTTATGTTTACAGAGGAAGATGTGAAATTCTACCTTGCAGAGCTGGCCCTGGCCCTCGACCATCTGCACAACCTGGGCATAGTTTACAGAGATCTCAAGCCAGAGAA CATCTTACTTGATGAAGCTGGACACATAAAGTTAACAG ACTTTGGCTTGAGCAAAGAGTCAGTAGATGCTGATAAGAAGGCGTATTCCTTCTGTGGTACGGTGGAGTATATGGCCCCTGAGGTGGTCAACAGGAGAGGACACACGCAGAGTGCGGACTGGTGGTCTCTGGGAGTACTTATG TTTGAGATGCTAACAGGGACATTACCATTCCAAGGGAAAGACCGCAATGAGACCATGAACATGATTCTCAA AGCTAAGTTGGGAATGCCCCAGTTCCTAAGTTTGGAAGCCCAGAGTTTGCTGAGAATGCTGTTTAAACGTAATCCTGCCAACAGACTAG GAGCCGGGCCCGATGGAGTGGAGGAGATCAAACGCCACGCTTTCTTCTCCACCATCGACTGGAAT AAACTGTACAGGAGAGAACTCCAGCCCCCATTCAAGCCTGCAGCAGGAAAACCAGATGACACGTTCTGCTTTGACCCAGAGTTCACTGCTAAAACGCCTAAAG ACTCCCCAGGTATCCCGCCCAGTGCTAACGCCCACCAGCTCTTCAAAGGCTTCAGTTTTGTTGCTCCAACCCCGATGGATGAGAACAAGAGCTCCCCACTGCTCAGCATACTCCCTATAGTTCAG ATGCACGGGGGCTCAGCCAAGTTCTCAGATCTGTACGAGCTGCAGGAGGACATAGGGGTTGGCTCTTACTCCATTTGTAAACGCTGTGTACACCGAGTCTCTGCCATGGACTATGCTGTGAAG ATTATAGACAAAAGTAAGAGGGACCCCTCTGAAGAGATCGAAATCCTGATGCGATACGGACAGCATCCCAACATCATCACTCTGAAAGAC gtgtatGATGAGGGCAGGTATGTTTATCTGGTGACAGAGCTAATGAAAGGAGGGGAGCTGTTGGATAAGATCCTCAGGCAGAAGTTTTTTTCTGAGAGAGAGGCCAGTGCTGTGCTCTACACCATCGCCAAGACTGTTGACTACCTCCACTGCCAAGGG GTGGTACACCGAGACCTGAAGCCCAGTAACATTCTGTATATGGACGACTCGGGGAATCCTGACTCCATCAGGATCTGTGACTTTGGATTCGCCAAGCAGCTTCGGGGGGGCAACGGCCTCCTCCTCACGCCCTGTTACACCGCCAACTTTGTGGCAccagag GTACTAATGCGGCAAGGTTATGATGCAGCTTGTGATATATGGAGTCTCGGAGTTCTACTGTATACAATGCTGGCAGG GTACACGCCGTTTGCTAATGGGCCAAACGACACACCGGAAGAGATTCTACTCCGAATAGGGTCTGGAAAGTTCTCTTTGACCGGCGGCAACTGGGATACTGTATCAGACACCTCAAAG GACCTGCTGTCTCATATGCTCCATGTGGACCCTCACCAGCGATACACAGCAGAGCAGGTTCTAAAGCATTCCTGGATCACCTGCAGAGATGCGCTCCCACACTTCCAGCTCACACGCCATGATGCACCGCACCTCGTCAAG GGAGCCATGGCTGCCACCTATTCAGCACTGAGCCAGAAGACAAGTCAGCCGGTGTTGGAGCCTGTGGCAGCGTCTAGTCTAGCGCAGAGACGCAGCATGAAGAAACTCACCTCAACAGACAtgtag
- the rps6kal gene encoding ribosomal protein S6 kinase alpha-6 isoform X3, translated as MEVNSVSSEVNGHQIMDEPMEEGESFSHCDDGTYKEIPITHHVKEGCEKADPSQFELLKVLGQGSFGKVFLVRKIVGPDAGQLYAMKVLKKASLKVRDRVRTKMERDILVEVNHPFIVKLHYAFQTEGKLYLILDFLRGGDVFTRLSKERVNVSSSYQVMFTEEDVKFYLAELALALDHLHNLGIVYRDLKPENILLDEAGHIKLTDFGLSKESVDADKKAYSFCGTVEYMAPEVVNRRGHTQSADWWSLGVLMFEMLTGTLPFQGKDRNETMNMILKAKLGMPQFLSLEAQSLLRMLFKRNPANRLGAGPDGVEEIKRHAFFSTIDWNKLYRRELQPPFKPAAGKPDDTFCFDPEFTAKTPKDSPGIPPSANAHQLFKGFSFVAPTPMDENKSSPLLSILPIVQMHGGSAKFSDLYELQEDIGVGSYSICKRCVHRVSAMDYAVKIIDKSKRDPSEEIEILMRYGQHPNIITLKDVYDEGRYVYLVTELMKGGELLDKILRQKFFSEREASAVLYTIAKTVDYLHCQGVVHRDLKPSNILYMDDSGNPDSIRICDFGFAKQLRGGNGLLLTPCYTANFVAPEVLMRQGYDAACDIWSLGVLLYTMLAGYTPFANGPNDTPEEILLRIGSGKFSLTGGNWDTVSDTSKDLLSHMLHVDPHQRYTAEQVLKHSWITCRDALPHFQLTRHDAPHLVKGAMAATYSALSQKTSQPVLEPVAASSLAQRRSMKKLTSTDM; from the exons ATGGAGGTAAACAGCGTTAGTAGTGAG GTCAATGGACATCAGATCATGGACGAGCccatggaggagggagagtctTTCTCACACTGC GATGATGGGACATATAAGGAGATTCCTATCACCCACCATGTGAAAGAGGGCTGTGAGAAAGCGGATCCATCTCAGTTTGAACTGCTCAAAGTCCTCGGCCAGGGCTCTTTTGGCAAG GTATTTCTTGTCAGGAAGATCGTGGGTCCAGATGCTGGTCAGTTATATGCAATGAAAGTTCTAAAAAAGGCATCTTTGAAAG TCAGGGACAGAGTTCGCACTAAGATGGAAAGAGACATTTTAGTGGAAGTCAATCACCCCTTCATAGTGAAATTGCACTACG CCTTTCAGACAGAAGGGAAACTGTATTTAATACTGGACTTTCTCAGGGGAGGGGATGTATTCACTCGCTTATCCAAAGAG AGAGTAAATGTGTCCAGTTCTTATCAGGTTATGTTTACAGAGGAAGATGTGAAATTCTACCTTGCAGAGCTGGCCCTGGCCCTCGACCATCTGCACAACCTGGGCATAGTTTACAGAGATCTCAAGCCAGAGAA CATCTTACTTGATGAAGCTGGACACATAAAGTTAACAG ACTTTGGCTTGAGCAAAGAGTCAGTAGATGCTGATAAGAAGGCGTATTCCTTCTGTGGTACGGTGGAGTATATGGCCCCTGAGGTGGTCAACAGGAGAGGACACACGCAGAGTGCGGACTGGTGGTCTCTGGGAGTACTTATG TTTGAGATGCTAACAGGGACATTACCATTCCAAGGGAAAGACCGCAATGAGACCATGAACATGATTCTCAA AGCTAAGTTGGGAATGCCCCAGTTCCTAAGTTTGGAAGCCCAGAGTTTGCTGAGAATGCTGTTTAAACGTAATCCTGCCAACAGACTAG GAGCCGGGCCCGATGGAGTGGAGGAGATCAAACGCCACGCTTTCTTCTCCACCATCGACTGGAAT AAACTGTACAGGAGAGAACTCCAGCCCCCATTCAAGCCTGCAGCAGGAAAACCAGATGACACGTTCTGCTTTGACCCAGAGTTCACTGCTAAAACGCCTAAAG ACTCCCCAGGTATCCCGCCCAGTGCTAACGCCCACCAGCTCTTCAAAGGCTTCAGTTTTGTTGCTCCAACCCCGATGGATGAGAACAAGAGCTCCCCACTGCTCAGCATACTCCCTATAGTTCAG ATGCACGGGGGCTCAGCCAAGTTCTCAGATCTGTACGAGCTGCAGGAGGACATAGGGGTTGGCTCTTACTCCATTTGTAAACGCTGTGTACACCGAGTCTCTGCCATGGACTATGCTGTGAAG ATTATAGACAAAAGTAAGAGGGACCCCTCTGAAGAGATCGAAATCCTGATGCGATACGGACAGCATCCCAACATCATCACTCTGAAAGAC gtgtatGATGAGGGCAGGTATGTTTATCTGGTGACAGAGCTAATGAAAGGAGGGGAGCTGTTGGATAAGATCCTCAGGCAGAAGTTTTTTTCTGAGAGAGAGGCCAGTGCTGTGCTCTACACCATCGCCAAGACTGTTGACTACCTCCACTGCCAAGGG GTGGTACACCGAGACCTGAAGCCCAGTAACATTCTGTATATGGACGACTCGGGGAATCCTGACTCCATCAGGATCTGTGACTTTGGATTCGCCAAGCAGCTTCGGGGGGGCAACGGCCTCCTCCTCACGCCCTGTTACACCGCCAACTTTGTGGCAccagag GTACTAATGCGGCAAGGTTATGATGCAGCTTGTGATATATGGAGTCTCGGAGTTCTACTGTATACAATGCTGGCAGG GTACACGCCGTTTGCTAATGGGCCAAACGACACACCGGAAGAGATTCTACTCCGAATAGGGTCTGGAAAGTTCTCTTTGACCGGCGGCAACTGGGATACTGTATCAGACACCTCAAAG GACCTGCTGTCTCATATGCTCCATGTGGACCCTCACCAGCGATACACAGCAGAGCAGGTTCTAAAGCATTCCTGGATCACCTGCAGAGATGCGCTCCCACACTTCCAGCTCACACGCCATGATGCACCGCACCTCGTCAAG GGAGCCATGGCTGCCACCTATTCAGCACTGAGCCAGAAGACAAGTCAGCCGGTGTTGGAGCCTGTGGCAGCGTCTAGTCTAGCGCAGAGACGCAGCATGAAGAAACTCACCTCAACAGACAtgtag